The window TTTGCTTAATTGTAGACACACCAATCAGGTGTATAAGCACTTTTAAAAAGTAGCAGGTGAGTTAGTCGGTCTTCAAGCAAAATGgaaagagtcagagaaagagtaagatgaggggagaggacgacgaggaggaggaggatgaggaggaagaggaaggggaggaagaggaagacaagaAGGTGCTCAAAGAGAACCGAATCTGACAAATGAGATCCACGCAACACTGGTTGACCACGTTGTCAACCACGGCCTGAcgctgagggaggctggactgcGAGTACAGCCAAATCTAAGCCGATATACAGTGGCAAGTGTGATGAGAACATTGActggaaaataggtattgtaaAAATATCATCATATCAAAAACATCTGCACGGTTTCAGTAACTGCTTACACTACTGTATTCTATGCACTTCTGTTACCTTTTCCTGTGAAATTACTGTACTATTGTATACTGTTTTTTTTACATAGGATTGAGGGTCAGGAACGACAAGGGGAAGGCCTCCTATATTCACAGAacagcaagagagggagatagtaaacatggttttggccaacaatgctaTAACACTCTAGCAGCTTCAAGCTAACATTGTCAATAACCACGCCATTTTCAACGATATCCATCAggtctcaacatcaacactgCCACGCATCcgaaaaaaaacaacatattcAAATGAAGCAAATTTATCGAGCGCCTTTCCGAAAGGGTGAAACGACTGCGGCATGATTATGCAGAGGTGTGTGTTCACTTTAGCAGTGTGATCTTGCATACTGTCTCATTATcttttactgtactgtaatatgtatACTAGATCTACACCACACTGTTTTTACGAATGGATGGAGAGTTAATTTACGTAGATGAGGTTCAACCTGACGAGAACACGAAGGAGGGGAAGAAACATCATTGGCCACAGGGCTTTAGTCAATGTCCCAGGGCAACGTGGGGGTAATATAACACTCTGTGCAGCCATTACACAGAATGGGGTCCTCCACCGCCATGCCCATATGGGCCCTTACAACACAGCACTCATACTTACATTCTTGGACCAATTGCACAACATAACAGCAGCAAATCAAATCGATCATATGCAATACATTGTTGTCTGGGACAATGTGTCTTTCCACCGCTCTGCTCTGGTTCAGAACTGGTTTCAGCAACATCCACATTTCACCACCGTCCTATATCTTCCAccatactctccattcctcaaccctatagaagagTTTTTCTCGGCATGGCGCTGGAAGGTATATGATCTCCGTCTCCAGGCTGAGGTACCCCTCATCCAAGCCATGGAGGAGGCCTGTGAccagatggaggtagcagcaaTGCAAGGATGGATTCGTCATTCAAGACGTTTCTTTCCAAGGTGTCttgctaatgacaacattgcctGCGATGTTGATGAAATTCTCTGGCCAGATCCAGCTCGGCAAAGAGACAATGTgtagttgtttttttttgttttctttaaaCTTACAATACGTAAAGTGACGTTTGGTTACAGCATTACATTATATTTGTACTTTGTTGATAGTAGCCTACTCTAATCATAGGGAAGTAGAAGTGCTAAAAGTGTTGTAGGTTTATCACAGCAGAGTGTAACTCGTGCAAACAGAGTACAGTAATGTGAaacgtgtgtgtttcatagggTAACAAAGTGTCGTTTTTAAAAAGAAGTGTATAGTTTTTACAAGAGTGTTTAATTTAGCAAAGGATCTGTAGTGTTTTGCTaattgggtgtgtggttgtgctaattgtgtgtagtgttttgaaaacacGGGCCCTGTTTTGAAAATCGTGCTTAAGCAATCAAAAAAAACAGTAAGAGGTCAAGGTCACAACTATAGGAagatgcgcatgtgtgtgtgtgtgtgtgagagagtttgtCCAGTGTGCGTGTTTTTGTTTGtccagtgtgaatgtgtgtttgtccagtgtgtgtgtgtgtctttgcccagtctgtgtgtgtgtccagtctcCAGGACTTGTCATTGGCTCCAAGATAACagtcctcaccccctcctctcctgctgaTTCCTTTATATGTAACTCCTATAACAGCCCCcctcccactccactctacctcccagtaacagcgcccagtcagaccctctctacacagcacctgtccacagtcctcaaatctctctgggtgatcaggatacggctgctcctctgtcctacatgtcacctttctgttctcctcagacagagagaggagtctgtttactgtgtttgggtccagtgtgtgtgtgtgtgtgtgtgtgtgtgtgtccagcatgtatgtgtgtgtgtttgtccagtgtgtgtgtgtgtttgtccagtgtgtgtgtgtgtttttgtccagtgtgtgtgtgtgtgtgtttgtgagtcctgtgtgtgggtgtgtgttcagtgtgtgtgtgttcagtgtgtgtgtgtgtgtccagtgtgtgtccaattgtgtgtgtgtgtgtgtctctcgcgtgtgtgtttgtgtccagcgtgtgtctgtgtatttTTTGTTCAtccaatgtgtgtttgtgtgtgtttgtccagtgtgtgtgtgtttttgtccagtgtgtgtgtgtttttgtccagtgtgtgtgtgtatgtgagtccagtctatgtgtgcgtgtatgagtccagtgtgtgtgtgagtccagtgtgtgtttgtgagtccagtgtgtgtgtgtgtgtttgtgagtccagtgtgtgtgtgtgtgtgtttgtgagtccagtgtgtgtgtgtccagtgtgtgtccaattgtgtgtgtgtttgtgagtccagtgtgtgtgtgtttgtgagtccagtgtgtgtgtgtttgtccagtgtgtgtgtgtgtgtttgtccagtgtgtgtgtgtgtgtttgtccagtgtgtgtgtgtgtttgtccagtgtgtgtgtgtgttcagtgtgtgtgtgtgtgttcagtgtgtgtgtgtgtgttcagtgtgtgtgtttgttcagtgTGTCTGACAGGTTATTATTTCAGCGACACTGAGGAGTCAACATCATAAACCCTaaaccctggatagaggggctcagtgaatgtggaggtgaatgtgatcaggtgggtcagtgtgccagaggaggctctatagaaggacagagtgccggctggccagtccagatacactcctactctgtgggaGCTGGAGGAGGGGACGTCTATGGTAGTGGAATTATTATTGTGCCAGGCTCTGTAACTGttgtcagagcagaacagactccaggacttgtcattCCATCCAAGCCAACAGTCCCTACCCATTCCTCTCCTGCTGATtgctttatatgtcactcctatTTCAGCCCCTCCCCCACTCCAttctacctcccagtaacagcgcccagtcagaccctctctacacagcacctgtccccagtcctcaaatctctctgggtgatcaggatacggctgctcctctgtcctacatgtcacctttctgttctcctcagacagagagaggagtctgtctactgtgtttgggtccagtgtgagatcacagacatctgatggatgaaaccagacacaatattagaaatcatcatcattcacattagaatgttaactcacttttcactaattcatttaatgtagatgtttctaggtatcaaaaggagaagttaaggtaacttgagacttgttgaatgatcatatgttatactgtatggtaatataaaacacacttattcacattaattacacacacacacacacattgtcaaagCAACTCTTTGTAAACGTTGGTGTCCCTGATTTCTGCTTCTGTAGAActacagctgatatttaatatgaCCAAGTCAGTAATGATGTTGGTCTTTGACTTTGACTTAACTTGAATTAAGACTTATTCTTAGTCATATTCTTCACAGcagtcaacactcacattttctaagtccaggtttcattctgttctctccaccatgttccacactgtagcggtaagcagaagaacagacagtcattgagggatacacctgaactcacacacacacacacacacacacacacacacacacacacacacacacacacacacacacacacacacacacacacacacacacacacacacacacacacacacacacacacacacagtcagtaactTTGTCCAAGTGGTGGTCAGAATGTTTGTCTTAACTTGCCTGATAAGTCCAACATGtctgatatgaacattgacataaaccctctacatacttgagtttctccagtctgcagtgtggatcctccagtccagcagagagcagtctgactcctgagtctcctgggtgattgtagctcaggtccagctctctcaggtgtgaggggtttgacctcagagctgagaccagagaagcacagccttcctctgtgactagacagcctgacagcctgcaaagagtcaaatcatattaaaatcacactgctattctttggtggtgaaaatagtggcagtatattttttCAACATATTCAGATACATCAGTTATTTttgtgtgtctggtaaacacatgtggatctggtgaacagttatcacttgttgaccaactacaggaatactgacctcagagtctccagtttacagtggggattccccagtccatcagagagcagcttcactcctgaatccttcaggtcattgttactcagatccacctctctcaggtgtgaggggtttgacctcagagctgagaccagagaagcacagccttcctctgtgactagacagcctgacagcctgcaaagagtcaaatcacaTTAAAACCACACTGatattctttggtggtgaaaatagtgACAGTATATTTGGGAGAACTTcatacataaagtgctttcataTCTGATAATAATATATCTgataatactgacctcagagtccccagtttacagtggggattccccagtccatcagagagcagcttcactcctgaatccttcaggtcattgatactcaggtccagctctctcaggtgtgaagggtttgactccagagctgagaccagagaagcacagccttcctctgtgactccacagcctgacagcctgacaaagagatcatcatgacttcacaaacacactgttcatTTAACACCAGTAGTGTAGAAGGACACTGGCAGATGCATTTGGTTTATTCTCCCAAACAACATATAGATTCATCTTCCGTTTCCTAGAATTGTATGGTCATATTGTTATACTAATGTGAAAATCAATGAATTTATTCAATATGTTTTTCAATATAATATTATACACATATTATAATACATATTTTTCTCTAAACTGAATATTTCATCCTGATGATTAGTTCTTAAATGTCATTTTATTTACTCACAGAACAGCTctggaggctttgaccactggcagcagcctcagaagaccttcctctgatctggagtatttcttcaggtcaaacacatccagctccttttctgaagtcagcaacacaaagaccagagctgaCCACTGTGCAGGTGACAGGTTGGGTTTTGAGAGACTTCCTGATCTCAGGTATCTttggatctcctccactagagaatggtcattcagttcattcagacagtggaacagattgatgctCCTCTCTGGAGAGAGATCCTCCCCGATCTTCTCCTTGATgtacttgactgtttcttcatggctctgtgagctggttcttgtctttgtcagtagaccttgtaagtgcttctgattggactccagtgagagGCCCAGAAGGAAGCGGAGGAAAAGGTCCAGGTTTCCCGTCTCACTTTGTAAGGCTTTATCCACAGCACTCTTGTAGAAAGCAACTTCAGGATTGTCATTGAACAGCAGAGAAAAGATAATGGACTTTGCTTGCAGTTTGTCCATTACATTCTCATTGTTGTTGATGAATGAGAGGAACACATATACAGCAgccagaaactcctgaatgctcagatgcacgaagcagtacaccttgtcctggtacagcacacattcctctttaaagagctgtgtacacaatcctgagtacactgaggcttcattgacatcaatgccagactctttcaggtcttcttcatagaaaatcagattgccattcacaagctgttgaaaagccagttttcccagtgacagaatgctctctttaatccagtgtggacctgtctcttctttcccaagatacttttcattcttctgtttggtatgaaacaccacaaggtgtgtgtacatctcagtcagagtcttgggcatctcttctctcttatgtttcagcatgtgttcaaggactgttgcagaaatccaacagaagactggaatgtggcacatgatgtggaggctccttgatgtctttatgtgtgagatgattctgctggccaggtcctcatcactgaatctcttcctgaagtactcctccttctgtgggtcattgaaccctcgtacctctgtcacctggtcaacacaccctgaagggatcttattggctgctgcaggtcgggtagttatccagaggagagcagagggaagcagatttcccttgatcagatttgtcagcagaacatccactgaggttgactctgtgacgtcccaacagatcttgttcttctggaagtttaggggcagtcggcactcatccagaccatcaaagatgaacagaactttgtagttgttgtagttagaGATTCTTGATTGATTGGTTTCCATTGAGAAGTGATTGAGAAGTTCAatgaaagtgagattttcacctttcatcaaattcagctcccgaaaagggaatgaaaatacaaattggacatcctgatttgcttttccttcagcccagtccagaatgaacttctgcacagagactgtttttccaatgccagcgactccctttgtcagcacagttctgataggtttgtcttgtccagttaagggtttgaagatgtcgttacatttgattgcagtctctggtcttgcttgtttcctggttgttgtctcaatctgtctcagctcatgttcattattgacctctcctgttccaccctctgtgatgtagagctctgtgtagatcttattgagaagtgttgggtttccttGTTTAGCGATCCCCTCAAATACACATTGAAACTTCTTCTTTAGATTAGATTTGAGTTCACGTTGGCAAATCACAGCAAGCTCATCTGAATGAAGAAATAACACAGAGGATATTAATATTACATCTGTTTTAATGCCTACAGTATTGTAGGACTTTTATGAAGTTTAAATTATAATAATTTATTCCCTAAACTGACTGTATAAATGTGTAAATGTTTTCATaatgcattacagactggtgtgactgattatattattattggtattattgatggtattattaatgttctctctttctctaaattaatcagcacaacacatccctgctgctacttgatgaggtcactaggtgttgtgttaaggctgctacaatatcattgagtttcacagctactttagctgtactttagctacagcttttaaatgttataaaacatcattcaacatgaggcagacagatcttacatttctccagtgtgtcagcaagctccttctggttcattttcctcaggatgtgcagtgtgatcttcagagccccctctctggcactgctcTCCTGCTTCTCATCTTCAGCATCCACCACTTCCTTATCCTGCTTCTGACTCTCAAAGCCTTCTGGGAGTTCTGGACTAAGAATCCTCTTGAACATCTTCAGCTCGTTCTTCACAAATCTAATAATATTCTCTTCAAGCAACTGAAATAAAACAAGTAAATAAGTTAAGCAAGAGAATAAATGCTTTCTCATTAACACATGAATGAATGATTGACAGATCAACTTTACTTGAGGTAAACAGATACAAATGTACATAACAGGACCACATACACTGAATATGGAGGCCAGGTCTGTTTGATGACTCTGTGAAGACTGACCACTGAGAATCtctgactctgatctctcctgttggtttctgtggacaaaacatgagattacatctcctcatcgagggagtgcacacacacacacacacacacacacacacacacacacacacacacacacacacacacacacacacacacacacacacacacacatacagagggaaggttgtgtttgtttaatattgtttAAGGACTATGAAATGGACGAAAGGATTAGCCTATGTGTTATGAAAACAgcaacaataaatgtgaaaatgggagaggagaaatgacttgtttaactcactgaccaggacccatgagttcttcctacctttgttcagtagaaaagtctccctctctaaactcTATAGGATGTTCCATAGACcagtcactcttcatggacacacagctgggaacaggggaggctggtctctcctgctggattggtcttcaacacaacagagacaaacattacataTCTCATCTATTCTTAGCTCAGAAGGGGAAATATAAGAAGAGTTTCATTCTAAAAAGCTACATATCCATTTCCATAAATGTTGGTAAATAAGCTGTCATTGTTTACAGGAATCGTTGTGTATTTAATCTAATCATGGCATTGTGTTGTTCAGTGACAGTACTACTGTTAGATTTTGCAATTCTAAGCAATTCTAAGTAATTACTACTTTTGTAAGGAATTACACATTATTCAGTACTACTGCAGTTGCTATATAATTCCAATAGATGGCAGCATAAGACCACTAATGACATTTCAGAAGGTTAGTTTCGTTTTCTCCCTGGATACACCACCACTCCCCCTCACAGGAAATCTCCTGTGTGATTCTTTCTGTCCCTTTCCACACTGCTAACACAAGAGGAAGCACTGAAACAGTATTTAACAGATTACTGTGAAGTAATATAATGATGATTCATGTTTATTATTACCTGGTTTTATGCTCATGTTTTGAAATTATACTTCATTAACATAACGATTATCAATAAGCCCGATTATCAATAAGCCTACATTAATTCAGTTACCTCTGGTTGAGAAAAACTAAAATAGGTTTTTAAAGTGTTCTAGGCTACCCTACCCTAGAATTAGGGTTCAAATAGGTTATacctagggttaggggttaagttaAAAATAGGTTAATCaggtaggggttaagggttaagggttaaggttaaaatAGGTTATAcctaggtttaggggttaagggcTAAGGTTAAAATAGGTTATacctagggttaggggttaaaatAGGTTAtatctagggttaggggttaggggttaaggttaaaatAGGTTATacctagggttaggggttaaaatAGGTTATATCTAGGGTTAGGGGCTAatcttgagagcagacgcattattttcattttatttgcgattttcagaaatcgttaacgttgcgttatgctaatgagcctgaggctttagtcacaaacccggatccgggatggggagtttcaagaagttaataatATGTCTTGTGCTTTTGGCAATGATTTATGTGTAATAATTATGTATAACAAGTGATACCATGTGTGTCTCTAAAGCATTTTGTCTTCATTTTGGCAGATTAACTCATGTTTATTCCCCAAGATTAACTCAGGTGTTCACCCAGTggctaaggagttggacctgtggcCAAAAGGtggctggtttgaatccctggcCGGGTGCTGGAAAATGTGCTATTTGCTAACCG of the Oncorhynchus masou masou isolate Uvic2021 unplaced genomic scaffold, UVic_Omas_1.1 unplaced_scaffold_814, whole genome shotgun sequence genome contains:
- the LOC135537553 gene encoding NLR family CARD domain-containing protein 3-like — its product is MKGENLTFIELLNHFSMETNQSRISNYNNYKVLFIFDGLDECRLPLNFQKNKICWDVTESTSVDVLLTNLIKGNLLPSALLWITTRPAAANKIPSGCVDQVTEVRGFNDPQKEEYFRKRFSDEDLASRIISHIKTSRSLHIMCHIPVFCWISATVLEHMLKHKREEMPKTLTEMYTHLVVFHTKQKNEKYLGKEETGPHWIKESILSLGKLAFQQLVNGNLIFYEEDLKESGIDVNEASVYSGLCTQLFKEECVLYQDKVYCFVHLSIQEFLAAVYVFLSFINNNENVMDKLQAKSIIFSLLFNDNPEVAFYKSAVDKALQSETGNLDLFLRFLLGLSLESNQKHLQGLLTKTRTSSQSHEETVKYIKEKIGEDLSPERSINLFHCLNELNDHSLVEEIQRYLRSGSLSKPNLSPAQWSALVFVLLTSEKELDVFDLKKYSRSEEGLLRLLPVVKASRAVLLSGCGVTEEGCASLVSALESNPSHLRELDLSINDLKDSGVKLLSDGLGNPHCKLGTLRLSGCLVTEEGCASLVSALRSNPSHLREVDLSNNDLKDSGVKLLSDGLGNPHCKLETLRLSGCLVTEEGCASLVSALRSNPSHLRELDLSYNHPGDSGVRLLSAGLEDPHCRLEKLNVEHGGENRMKPGLRKYVCDLTLDPNTVDRLLSLSEENRKVTCRTEEQPYPDHPERFEDWGQVLCREGLTGRCYWEVEWSGGGAEIGVTYKAISRRGMGRDCWLGWNDKSWSLFCSDNSYRAWHNNNSTTIDVPSSSSHRVGVYLDWPAGTLSFYRASSGTLTHLITFTSTFTEPLYPGFRVYDVDSSVSLK